Proteins from one Parasteatoda tepidariorum isolate YZ-2023 chromosome 4, CAS_Ptep_4.0, whole genome shotgun sequence genomic window:
- the LOC107449693 gene encoding forkhead box protein C2-B: MANRYFPIFADPRNFVYNPGMLYTHRATEGVLSGYRHLPGYEMGRILAPSQTNPIHEAGRAEPPPQKPPYSYIALIAMAIRNSPDNRITLDGIYKFIMDRFPYYHDNKQGWQNSIRHNLSLNDCFLKVPREKGKPGKGSYWTLKNNGEEMFENGNFRRRKRRTKMAQSKSIESHSTTIVDQYQTKSNSLNCPKSEKKLHSKTSSKHLNTPIRPGVIVNQSISKNKVLEDIDNGLCMTTRTDARDKTSPPLTPKAANFTIERLIGSSTEEKKENDSSQSEQNNEIESSKTINQLEESTSLMSPLMYHQLMLLNKDKHISSHLPLSLASQHSVLYSHVNLLNNKIIPSYASTIGLSWPSIPILNGLADSVSNAQGSFITPWLNISSANKAIWAGPSSDSFSPIDRDRW; this comes from the exons ATGGCAAACCGATATTTTCCGATTTTTGCCGATCCTAGAAACTTTGTGTACAATCCTGGGATGCTTTATACTCATAGAGCAACAGAGGGAGTGCTCTCAGGGTACCGGCACCTGCCCGGATATGAGATGGGGAGGATACTTGCACCATCCCAAACAAATCCTATTCACGAAGCTGGTAGAGCGGAACCACCACCGCAGAAGCCTCCTTATTCTTATATAGCCTTAATCGCTATGGCGATTAGAAATTCACCTGACAACCGAATTACATTGGATGGCATATATAAGTTCATAATGGACAG GTTTCCATATTATCATGACAATAAACAGGGCTGGCAAAACTCCATTCGCCATAATCTCAGTTTAAACGATTGTTTCCTGAAAGTGCCGAGAGAAAAAGGTAAACCCGGAAAAGGTAGTTATTGGACTTTAAAAAACAACGGtgaagaaatgtttgaaaatggaAATTTCCGCAGACGGAAACGTAGAACTAAAATGGCTCAATCAAAATCGATCGAATCTCACTCGACCACAATAGTCGATCAATATCAAACCAAATCGAACAGTTTGAATTGCCCAAAAAGTGAAAAGAAGCTCCATTCCAAGACATCTTCTAAACACCTCAATACTCCTATCAGACCTGGTGTTATCGTTAATCAATCAATCTCAAAGAACAAAGTTCTAGAAGACATTGACAATGGTCTATGCATGACCACAAGAACTGATGCTAGGGATAAAACGAGTCCACCTTTAACGCCAAAAGCTGCCAATTTCACGATTGAGAGATTAATTGGTAGTTCCacagaagagaaaaaagagaaCGATTCATCTCAAAGTGAGCAAAACAATGAGATTGAATCTTCAAAAACAATCAACCAATTAGAGGAAAGTACTAGTCTAATGTCTCCTTTGATGTATCATCAGCTAATGCTGTTAAATAAGGACAAGCACATATCGAGTCATTTACCTTTGTCTTTAGCATCTCAACACTCGGTGTTATATTCTCACGTGAACTtgcttaacaataaaattattccatCTTATGCAAGTACAATAGGTCTATCATGGCCTTCCATTCCTATTCTAAATGGACTAGCAGACTCTGTTAGCAACGCACAAGGATCTTTTATCACCCCATGGTTAAATATATCATCTGCGAACAAAGCTATATGGGCCGGGCCTTCATCAGATAGTTTTTCTCCCATTGACAGAGATCGTTGGTGA